The segment taatAAGCTTTTTACgtattcccccccccccaattctgTAGAACTATGTATGTCTGGAGTAATTACGCAGCAGAGCAATATCTTGTGTAAACAATGGTAAAACGTTTATTTTTGTAGGGCAGAGAAGAATTTTCAATTTGCCTGCTGGATTCTGTTTCTTTCAAAAGaaaatctacaaaacaaacGATGTCTTCAGAGTGGGAGAATGTTCTCAGTGCCAATGTTCGGTATGGATACCTCTTACATCTATGTAGATCAAGAAGCAGTGCCGCTATACAAAATAGCTATTGTCAATGAATTACAATCTGTGTTTCATCAAATATTATATGCATAGGATTGTCAAAAAGGAatacattaaaaacaaaactggTAGCCGTATTTTCATAATTAATCGGGGCAGTAAATTCAAGACAAAATGGCTGAAAACAACTGAATGAGTCCATGTGGACTTGTAAATCTTTCATATTAGTTGGACCCTTTCATATGAAATTGCGTGTAAGAATGTAAAGAAAGTCAAATACCATAAATCCATTCTTTAAAAATCCAACAAGTATGGATATTtccatttgagaattttcccTCTCAATCTATATGTTGCAGATGGGAACCATTGTTTGTGATAGGGAAACGTGCCCGCCTATCACATGTAGTTTCAACATGACAGTAAAGCGAGAGAATTCCTGTTGTCGAGTCTGTCCACAGAAGGAATTCTGTGAATACGAGGGAGCTACATTCCAGGTAcagtgttattattttttttactttatatcATTTacacgtattttttttttacaatcccgtacagcgctttagagtggtttTACATTATATTGCGCGCTTTATAAATTCTGTGTAGTAAATAGATAAATCTAGGGTTTTCCGAAttaattttttacattttgactgTAAACAATGAAACTAACAATTTTATTATTGGCTGTTCTGTGAGTAAATGGATCTACGATACGAAACAAGTTTATTTTCGTTTAAGCCATCTGTGACAACGGCTGTGGTTAGCCCTATTTCTAGTGTATTGTTGGTCACTTTGCGGTATTTCGAATCACCGTGTAAACAGGTAGAAATCGGTAAAAACATCATTTAAGGAATGGGTTAGTTGgtaatatttaccagtaaatgAGTTGTTTACCTTTTTCGCGTTCTTTAAAAACGCACGTAGAAACTCAGACACGGATCATGCAAGAAAGAGCATTCATAGCAATTAGCAGTTCATAGCATAGAATTCATTGCAATTAGCAACAACATAATGTTTTTCTGTTAGAATAAGTATTCAAGAATGCTTTTAATCATTGTAAGGTTCATTTcaatacaaattaaaacaaataccaATTGCAAATATTATACTGTGACATAAACATGATATTTCTTaaagtataatatatatatatatatatatatatatatatatatatatatatatatatatatgaagtctGTGTTAAAGCGTTTTCAGATTTTTAAGACTTTTAATGATATTCTCTCTGTGTCTGTCTGTCGTAGTGCATACTGAATCCTGTGTTAAGTAGTTAAGTAGCATCATCCATACTAAAACCCATTCATGATCACCTGATCATTCTGTAATAAATCAAGAAAAGAGACGAGATAAAGATACAGCTTGAAGATAATTTAAAATATCCCCAAAAACAATGATGTACATAGACTACATTATAATGTTCATCGTGTAGTTTATGTACAAGAGCATCTTCATGTGAAAGATCCTTGGCAGGAGTGTATTAGGAACAAATTCCACACAGATTAGAATTTAACACCAGACAGACAAGATGCTCCTGGATGACAATTAAAATTATTTGGCGACACTCTGTATATACAGGGGATTACTGCTTCTCCTTTCTTAAGCATAGGAAACACAACTTCCAAGTTTTTGATACATCGCATaatttttacaactaacacttGATACACTTCTTTGCTGTTGGATAACACACTTTATTTTATAGTTTGTCAAAATCAATTCGACAAACAGTGTCAAAGCAGATGAGATGATAGCCATTGAAAATTTCCTAATTCAGTACATTATattctgttcgttatcttcacctttcatattcgtatgaagcagaatttatttttaaaaaaacttttaCGTGATAAGAAGAAATATATTGCTGTGGCCTTAAATGTGACATTTAGATAGATCGACAACggtttatctattaacaatgataattttcattcatatgtcgattcgatatagcCCTGTAAATTCGAAATAATAGACACCAAAGAGTGCCAtacttcatacttaaatattttattgaaaatagatattaatgacaaaataacaactcaactgtatgataaacgggatgaatTTTCagctccatcgtcagcttcccctATTATCtacgtagcaatattccattatcacctgtacatgtatatggtgtttatatctctcaactgattcaatacacaagcacttgttctgcgtatgatcagcttttaaatcgagacaCGCTACTGACACACAAGTGGATGTTACAGAAGTTTAACAGctttgtttaaagtcagtattttgcaacttctgtggtcgttataacaatctagtttgccagtacaacctatcattgggtcaaatgctgtctggagTGTTTCGTACTGATTGTCaggcagttcttggcacattgattctAACTGCAGATGGCTCCATTTGCATGGTCgggatgtggggctcacggcaggtatgaccagttgacaggggatgtttactcctcctcggcacctgatcccacctctggttaaTCCGAGATTCTTCTGACTCTTACCTccacttttatattgtgatatGTGCGGgagagagtcagagcggactgaaaagtggaaattcagcgggggtaagagtcagaggaatctcggattaacctctggtatatctagggatCCGTATTGGCcgaattctctattttgtattgcttataggagttatgagattgatcactgttcgttatctttgccttttgTCTACTCATTTGCAATGCATAGAGTTTGTTATACGATTTATATTATTGGGACTGTATGGGGACCAAGGCAAAGTGTCGACATTTTTTGGTGAAAAGAGTCTGTTGTACGTCGTACCATATGGCATCGGACAATTGCTTGCTAAAAAAATTAAGTGCTGGCGAACAAATGACACAATGACAGGTTGCAGAAAAGTATCAATATATCGTTGAGCTGTCATATTGCCATCCATGATGACCAAGCGGATTTTGGGACACATACAGATCCCGCCCCTACCCCTCAACATAACGGTACCAACCACAAAACCTGTCATATTCCACCATGTAGTTATCGGTTTAATGTACATGGCGACGtcgaaaaaaaacccaacccatCGGCACCCATCTGAAAGCGTTGATATTCATTCGTGAGAGAAGAGTACACGGACCGTCTTTCTATAGGAAACACAGTTGGACATTGGAGTCTGACGTAACATCAGCAATAATAAAGGGTATTCCCACTGCAACATGACGGGGTTTGATGTCAAATGAGCGGAGACGATTCAGCACAATATCTAGATTTATTCTTTGTGTCTCATCTGCAGTTCTTTATGCAGTTCTAAACCTGTTTGCGCAAGTGCTGCAACCTCATGAAACGATCCTGGTGAGACGTTGTAACCTTAGGTCGGTCAGTTCGGGGACAGTTGGTAGTTGTGCTAGTCAGTTTAAGGCGTTTGTGTACTCGTGTCATTCGAATTCGAAAATGACTCGAGCTGGGAAAAGATCAGAACAGGGTGAATTCATAGATGTCCCCTTTAATTTCTGTTGTGCAGACTGAGTGAGTACATTTCATGTAGATTTAAGGGCAGATgatacaaacaatttttttctttcgaagagactttatatgatgtcattcttttataaaagtggagaattccttgaattcttttcccctttgacttggagagtgaaatattttccgtATTTCCAAAAAAGTACAAAAGAATAGTTATCATGGTAAATTAGTTTATTCTCCATTTGTTTACCTTTTCTATACCTAAAAAAATGGTTGTCAGGGAGAACAGAactgatattagatttacaacataacatgtaaaatattaatgcataacaaattttacacttggaaaatatcaattgctgcttcaataaaattacatatatggacattgcaccctcaataaaggtttacaaattaaaataaacttcataatatgttgacttaatgtttaaagtgtaatataaacttaaaaatcatatatcatACGGGGCGAATTTTCTGAGTAgaagcaaaattgtaaaaatcacattggctgattttctcaagacaaagaagagttatctcccataatataagagtaaaattttacaacttctgaaaataatttacaatggcatttatgattttaatgtttgttttttttttttttttgtcactCTTGATTTTCCTTTGCTATTCatctctgaaaaaaaataaagaaatgcctAATACAGGATCTCTTTGATGTGCCATTTTACGTTAGTTTCTACATTATAACGTTTCCCAGTAGAAACAGGAGAAAGATGGCTGCATGCTTCCTGCTGACATCATTATCCAAGTCCATACCGTTTTTcgtcctcacaatgtcttaTGCGTTGTTAAATCTAGTTGTCTACCACACTCAGCACAACCTTTTTCCAAATTGTCCACTTGAATTCCAAGTTCCACAACTCGTCTCCCACTTCTCCAACAAATAATCTCATGCTCTTCTTAATTCCGATTCCTCACTCTCTGATACATCAGATGGATACGTGTCTTCATTTCCTAGGCATTCTTGTGAATTATCACCAGAGGAACAATTTTTTCTTGATTCATCCAACTTCTCCTCGATCACCACGTTGTTATTGGCATCAACATTCACTATCTTACGTCCAAGGGATAATGCATAACCTTTCTTAGCATTCTGTAACCTTTGATGACGTTTTTACCAATAATTTTTCCTGattatttcctcatgaatgatTCTGGCACCataattgtttacattgtttactgaccccctttcctgctcttaaaacacagaagagttccaaacaactataaatgagaaaaccaaaaccaaccaaactaatttttttaccatgggaactcttcagtgctaaaggtagaaaaatgtgtttacatgtatatcatctgGACTTAAACAGATTTAAGTAAATACACTTGCCGTATGAATTACAATGTTTAggctgattttttttcttaagaaaatcaTTCTTGCTAAATCTAAAATCATCTTACAAATATATGTTAGGTAGAGACTATTCCTTCACCAAGCACCCAACGTTAGAAGCAAAATTCATGGGTTATTATACGCCCCGTGTTACAGTAGGCGTTGGCGCGATGATCAACCATGTACAGCTGAGTCCGTAAGCGCCATGTGTAGGTCAAACgttggtacttcacctacaactggtgacgtctgtaatgagcgaaaaattctcgGGCGAgacgtaaaacatattatgtataaaatattgaatatacttaATCGAATTCAATACTTAAAAGAGAAGTCTATGTTTTTCCTTTAGGATTTGGAAGTGCGACAGCCTAATTTTCGATACTTAATACAATTCTATGTTTTTATGAGAGAGGAATTGATATAAGTGCATATGCATTTGTTTTCCAATCTCAACAATTCTAATGATATGTActtgtttctttgaaataatgCAGTTGAAACGAAGTGTATGATTTTTCCTTCAAGATTCTGAAATGTGACAGCTCAATATTTGATACTTAAATACAAATCTGTTATTTCTTTGGGACCCTGAAGTGTGGCAGCCCAATATTTGATACTTATATACAAGTCTATGTTTTTCATTTAGGATTCGGAAGTGTGACAGCCCAATATTTGATACTTATATACAAGTCTGTGTTTTTCATTTAGGATTCGGAAGTGTGGCAGCCTAATATTTGCACCAAGTGTTCCTGTGATGATGGAACCACACGCTGTCGAGTTCAACAGTGCAAGATGTCCGCCTGGTGCCGAGCGGTAAGCCATAGCTCTctatacaaacaaaacaattctTATGACTTTGATGAACATGTTTAGTAAGTTATACGGCATTCTGAAAAGctatttacatttattgaatcatttaattacactgtacataaaGCTTACCTGTCATGGTTATTTTAATTTTAGGGTTATAGATTAAAATATGTGGACGGGGAATGCTGTCCAAAATGTGTAGAAGGTATGTACACTATTTCGTTTGTTCAGTGAAGAGCGGGTCAAACACAAATGTATGAACTCGTACGCTATATTTAAGGCACCTAAGtatgtttataaaatatttacattgtatcacattttcatatttaggAATTTCAAAGATTAGTCTTTATACAGTAAACCTATCGTTGTTTACCTAAAGTAAATATGACATTGCAAgattattaaataaattatgtGCAAATATAGTCTTATTGAAATTTCTTTTCAGCGAATGGAATCTGCACAGTATTTGGTGATCCACATTACAGGACATTTGACGGCAGGATATATAATTTTCAGGGagcatgtaaatatttattggcAGAGGACGAAGTGAGCAAAAAGTTTTCTGTGACGGTCCGAAATGACGCTCGTTCATCTCCGTGGTTTACATGGACGCGAATGTTGACAATATTCATAGGGAAGACCAAGATCGGGCTTCATCAAAAGTTAACCGTCAAAGTTAATAGGAAGAGAATCAAACTCCCTCATAAGAACAAAGATCCTGAATTTTCTGTACACAAGGATGGGAATTCGGTGATATTCAAGGCAGTGTTTGGATTGCAAATCGTATGGGATGGTGATAGCTTTGTCGAAGTGACTGTGTCCAGTCAGTATAAACGGCGCATGGCTGGTCTTTGTGGCAATTATAACGGGGTTGGTGCTGATGACCTTACGGGTAGGGACCATAAACTGTATTTAGACAGTGAGGAATTTGGAAACACCTGGCGGGTTGGAAGCAAGGCCGCTTGTGTACTTACTCATAAAGATTCCGAACAGTCATCATTATGTGATGGTGACAAGCGAAGGAGAAAACGAGCCCAGGCGACATGTAGTTTTCTGCTAGGAAGTGTGTTCTCAAAATGCCGACGACGAGTAGACGTGAGGACATATTATAGGTAAGTATTCAATTCTATACTATACATTCATATTAACtcaatttttacaaaatatttaagttGTTAAATGGTGcactttaaatgaaatatatcattattgAGAATATGTTGCTGTAAATCGAGGAAAACTCCATGACATTTTTTCAGATCCTGATTCTCTGCTGGATAGTTTGATTCATGTAATTCAGTTcacaataattaaataaaatggaaaaggatatatatatatatatatatacagttgcaaaatatattgaaaacattcacAAATCATGTGTAATAAGTATGGTGTTatttttgcttttgtttttacAGTTCTTGTATATCGGATATGTGTGATTGTCCGAAAGACAAAATGTGCGCATGCGAATCTTTCAAAGCATACTCACGCGCATGCCTACGGGAGAATGTTAGCATCCGGTGGGAGAAACACATACTATGTCCAAGTAAGCACAATGAAAGGGCACCAGGAACATTTGTGatgtcaaattaagaaattattaaagttgtttattgaatatttataatTTAGAATATATTTAGGTTAAATATCATCTCTTTGGAATATGTAAACACCATTTTCATATTATGATGGAGAAAACTATATTACTGCAAACTTTTCTCTAACACATGCTCCAGTGTGTGTGTTGTATGTACCACATTAAGATGGTTTGTTAGATATGtgtgtaggcctaaatttaaacGATTTGTTTCTTTAAATGCCAGCTTCCAACAAAAAATTTCCAGTTTTAATAGTATATCCGTGGGCATAGAAGCACGTTCTTTAGCATAAAAATACTTTTCAGGAtcacttgaaattttgtacagatGTTTATGATTATCTCATTTAATATTTCTCAGTGAAAATGACAGCgttaaaatttacaataatcaaaACTATCATTTTCCTTAGTTTTATCGAAATTCGACCGATCCTTGCATTATGTTAAACTAGCATTTCTCTTAATTTTATCGAATTCAACCAACCCCTTTTCCCAGCATgatctttttgtaaaataaaatatttaaaaaaataattaaagaattGATCTCGAAAATGATGCATTGCGAGTTAAAGCAATACAACTTTCGACAGATGTTGGCATAATAAAGACCCTGCACTGCTAAGATCCCAAGCGCCATGCACAAGGCTAAAATAGGTGACACTTCACCAAACTCaatatttgtatgaaattttctAAGTAAAGATGGaaaacatgtaaacaaacttcTCCAGCGAAATTAGAacatgatttgtatgtataaatatctCTCTTTCATATTGATAATATAATGTATAAAAGCGCAAAAACTCAGATAAATCTGATATAAAACAAACTTTTGCATTAcatcataattttcatttttataaatagATAAAGTAGACATGCAGTATATCTCTACGTTTTTAATGAAATGCCCAATAATAGTTTGCATAATATTTTATCACAAAAGTGTCAGCATAATTCCAATTTCTAAAGAATATAGAAGGGGGGATATATGAATTCCTGTTCAACTTACGAAATAGAACGTCAGTTGCAGTTATGTTGACGAAATTCAAATACTAATGATTAATTTAGAAAAAAGCTTGGTGAAACACAATATCAGAGATCCAACTCAATTGGTTTTACAGATCGATGCCCAAGAGGAGCGATTTTCAAAAACTGCACCCGACGTTGCTCCAAGACATGCGCAGATCCAAAGAAGAGTGGTCATTGCAGAGACAGGTGCCAGCCGGCGTGTATCTGTCCCGGAAAACGGGTACTTCATAACGGGAAATGTATAGCACCAAATACGTGTCCTGGTGTATCATAGTCCGTCcatttattgtgtttttaaCTTTATTTATTTGCCAGTATGCATTACTTTAATgcgatttgtttgtttttcatttctgagaattaaaaaaaagaagtggATT is part of the Ostrea edulis chromosome 2, xbOstEdul1.1, whole genome shotgun sequence genome and harbors:
- the LOC125681066 gene encoding BMP-binding endothelial regulator protein-like, with the translated sequence MKGSTHLDASACRKVLLKVLFIFVFVDHSRTQLIGSIRRCEKNGEEISIPNITDNPCISCFCKNKEVTCRRTQCPNLEGCHMILYENLQEKRKCCEMCKGCVYKNSKYSSGEEWTSPDDPCVKLSCRAGVITSGRTKCFNHCKNPIPVPGKCCPICQGCNDNGRSYKNGEEFTLSTDTCTKCICQNGNISCTKEACPVLNCPESTIIQKENECCPSCEGQRRIFNLPAGFCFFQKKIYKTNDVFRVGECSQCQCSMGTIVCDRETCPPITCSFNMTVKRENSCCRVCPQKEFCEYEGATFQDSEVWQPNICTKCSCDDGTTRCRVQQCKMSAWCRAGYRLKYVDGECCPKCVEANGICTVFGDPHYRTFDGRIYNFQGACKYLLAEDEVSKKFSVTVRNDARSSPWFTWTRMLTIFIGKTKIGLHQKLTVKVNRKRIKLPHKNKDPEFSVHKDGNSVIFKAVFGLQIVWDGDSFVEVTVSSQYKRRMAGLCGNYNGVGADDLTGRDHKLYLDSEEFGNTWRVGSKAACVLTHKDSEQSSLCDGDKRRRKRAQATCSFLLGSVFSKCRRRVDVRTYYSSCISDMCDCPKDKMCACESFKAYSRACLRENVSIRWEKHILCPNRCPRGAIFKNCTRRCSKTCADPKKSGHCRDRCQPACICPGKRVLHNGKCIAPNTCPGVS